The region GAAGCGCCGCCTCTACGACACCTACGGTGAGAACTGGCGCCATGCCGACCAGTTCGCAAAGACGGGTGCGCCAGGCCAGGGCCAGGGACCATTCCACCAGGGACCATTCCAATGGAACGTGCGCACGGGCCCGCGCGTTGATTTTGAGCAGGGCGAGACGCTGTTCGGCTTCGGCGGCGCGATGGACGATGTGCTGGAGGAAGTCCTGGGCCGCCGGACTGGACGGACGGGCGCCCGCACGACGCGTACGCGCCGGGGCTCGGACGTGGAGCAGCCCGTCCAGGTGACGCTGGACGAGGCGTACGCAGGGACGACGCGCGTGCTGGAGCTGTCGCGCGGGGACGCATGCGCCACCTGCGGCGGCTCCGGCATCGTTTACGGCGCCGTCTGCGCCACGTGTCGCGGGTCGGGTACGCTTCCGCGCGTGCGCCGGCTGGAGGTCAAAATCCCGCCGGGCGTCACGGACGGCTCGCGCGTCCGAGTCCGAGGCGAGGGCAATCCGGGCACGCCGCGAGGCGCGCCGGGCGATCTGTATCTGGTGATCGCGGTGCTGCCCCACGAACGCTTCCAGCGCAAGGGCGACGACCTCTCCGCAGACCTGCCTCTGCCCCTGGAGGATGCCGTCCTGGGCAAGGAGGTAGAGGTGCGGACGCTCAAGAGCCGCGTGGCCTTGAACGTCCCGCCGGAGACGCAGAACGGACAGACGTTCCGCCTGGCGGGACTGGGCATGCCGCACCTCAGCGGTGGCGGATTCGGCGACCTTTATGTACGCGTGCAGGTCAGTCTGCCCAAGGGCCTTTCGGCCCGCGAGCGCGAGATATTCCAGGAGCTCCGCACGTTGCGTTCAGGGAGATAGAGCATATGCCCCAAGAGAGTGACACGGGACCTGAGACCACGCCGGCGGAAGAGCCTACGTATGTCATCAGCGTGGCCGCCAAGATGGTGGGCGTCGCGGCGCAGACCCTTCGCTACTACGAGCGTCAGGGACTGGTGCAGCCGCAGCGCTCCCAGGGCAAGATACGACTCTACTGCCAAAGCGAAGTTGACCGGCTACGGCGCATCAAAGGCCTTATAGACGACCTGGGGGTGAACCTGGCGGGGGTTGAGGTGATTCTGCGGATGGCGGACCGCATGGCGGCGATGGAGCGCGCCATGCGCGAGGTGTCCACGGAACTGGAGCAGTTGCGCCAGGCGCCAACGCGCACGGAAGGCAACGCCGAGGGGAGACTGAAGGAGTAAGAGAGCCATGACCACATCAGGTGGTTCCGATATGCTGCGGCCGGACAAGTTCACCGAGCAGGCCCAGCAGGTGCTCGCGGCGTCCCAGGAGATCGTGCGGAAGCTCCGCCACACTCAGTGGGACGTGGAGCACATCCTGCTGGCGCTCCTGGAGCCCGGCGGCCTGACCATTGACATCCTTGCAAACCTGGGCGTGGACGCCGAGCGGGTGCGCTCCCGCGTCCGGGAGGCGCTGAGCCGCCTCCCCCGCTCAACGTATGAGAGCGGCCTGCTGTACGCCACGCCTCGCGTGTCCCAGTTCCTGGACCGCGCCCACGAGGAGGCCAAGCGCCTGCACGACGAGTACGTGGGCACGGAGCACATGCTCATCGCCGTCACCACCGAGCGCCAGGGAGAAGCGCCGCGCATCCTGCACGACTTCGGCATTGACCAGGAGAAGGTCTACGGGGCG is a window of Dehalococcoidia bacterium DNA encoding:
- a CDS encoding J domain-containing protein: MGRDYYDVLGIPRSASDKDIKAAFRRLARKYHPDVNPGDKTTEAKFKEINEAYEVLSDTEKRRLYDTYGENWRHADQFAKTGAPGQGQGPFHQGPFQWNVRTGPRVDFEQGETLFGFGGAMDDVLEEVLGRRTGRTGARTTRTRRGSDVEQPVQVTLDEAYAGTTRVLELSRGDACATCGGSGIVYGAVCATCRGSGTLPRVRRLEVKIPPGVTDGSRVRVRGEGNPGTPRGAPGDLYLVIAVLPHERFQRKGDDLSADLPLPLEDAVLGKEVEVRTLKSRVALNVPPETQNGQTFRLAGLGMPHLSGGGFGDLYVRVQVSLPKGLSAREREIFQELRTLRSGR
- a CDS encoding MerR family transcriptional regulator; this encodes MPQESDTGPETTPAEEPTYVISVAAKMVGVAAQTLRYYERQGLVQPQRSQGKIRLYCQSEVDRLRRIKGLIDDLGVNLAGVEVILRMADRMAAMERAMREVSTELEQLRQAPTRTEGNAEGRLKE